A window from Cryptomeria japonica chromosome 1, Sugi_1.0, whole genome shotgun sequence encodes these proteins:
- the LOC131040654 gene encoding uncharacterized protein LOC131040654 has translation MGTRSSDCPEHSKALISGHQEIKTYSFRVIMTMAVFGLVAALFFVMVWVSITGHVDASLECARPQLKLKDPVVILVSSDGFRFGYQYKTHTPNIQRLISNGTSAETGMMPVFPTLTFPNHYSIVTGLYPAWHGIINNYFRDPQTNDTFNMQNHEPKWWLGEPLWETVTKHGLQAATYFWPGSEVVKGPWNCPKKFCQQYNGSVPFEERVDTVLGYFDLKPSEMPRFITLYFEDPDHQGHQVGPDDPQITEAVGHIDSLMGRLMNGLEQRGVLEDVTIIMVGDHGMVGTCDKKLIFLEDLSPWITIPSDWIQYYSPLLSIRPPPGVSPSKVVAKMREGLNSGKVKNGEYLKVYLKEDLPGRLHYSSNEKIPPIIGLVAEGFKIEQANSKSQECGGAHGYDNAFFSMRTVFFGHGPRFARGRKVPSFENVEIYNLITSILDIPGAPNNGSQSFGKSALLPPFSV, from the coding sequence ATGGGAACTCGCTCTTCTGATTGCCCTGAACATTCCAAAGCCCTTATCAGCGGGCACCAAGAGATCAAAACCTATTCTTTCAGAGTTATTATGACGATGGCAGTCTTCGGTTTGGTAGCAGCCTTGTTCTTCGTCATGGTTTGGGTTTCGATCACGGGAcatgtagatgcaagtttagagtGCGCACGCCCCCAGTTAAAGCTTAAGGACCCTGTGGTAATCCTGGTTTCCTCAGATGGCTTTCGGTTTGGCTATCAGTACAAAACGCATACACCCAACATCCAGAGGCTCATCTCCAACGGCACCAGTGCAGAGACAGGTATGATGCCCGTTTTCCCAACCCTCACTTTTCCAAACCATTATTCGATTGTAACTGGGCTTTATCCTGCTTGGCATGGAATTATCAACAACTATTTTAGGGACCCCCAAACAAATGACACCTTTAATATGCAAAACCATGAGCCCAAATGGTGGCTGGGAGAGCCTCTCTGGGAGACTGTGACCAAACATGGGCTGCAGGCTGCTACTTATTTTTGGCCCGGCTCTGAAGTTGTAAAGGGCCCCTGGAATTGCCCCAAAAAGTTTTGCCAACAGTATAATGGGTCTGTTCCCTTTGAGGAAAGAGTGGATACTGTGTTGGGTTATTTTGACCTTAAACCATCAGAGATGCCCAGATTCATTACCCTTTATTTTGAAGATCCCGATCACCAGGGCCACCAGGTTGGGCCAGATGATCCCCAGATAACCGAGGCAGTTGGTCATATTGATTCCTTAATGGGGAGACTCATGAATGGGCTTGAACAAAGAGGGGTTTTGGAGGATGTGACTATTATCATGGTGGGAGACCATGGCATGGTGGGCACTTGTGATAAGAAGCTCATCTTTTTGGAGGATTTGAGTCCTTGGATTACAATTCCTTCCGATTGGATACAGTATTATAGTCCTCTGCTTTCCATCAGGCCTCCCCCGGGAGTTTCTCCGTCCAAAGTGGTGGCGAAAATGAGAGAAGGCTTGAATTCTGGCAAGGTGAAGAACGGTGAGTATCTGAAGGTTTATCTGAAAGAAGATCTACCAGGTCGGCTTCATTACTCGAGTAATGAGAAGATTCCTCCTATCATTGGGCTGGTCGCGGAAGGGTTCAAGATTGAGCAGGCAAATTCAAAGAGTCAAGAATGTGGAGGAGCACATGGCTATGATAATGCATTCTTTTCTATGAGGACAGTTTTCTTTGGCCATGGTCCTCGTTTTGCAAGGGGGCGAAAGGTGCCATCTTTTGAGAATGTTGAGATTTATAATCTCATCACTTCTATTCTCGACATCCCTGGAGCACCTAACAATGGTTCTCAATCTTTTGGAAAGTCAGCTCTACTGCCTCCTTTCTCTGTTTGA